The following are encoded together in the Geobacter sulfurreducens PCA genome:
- the yidD gene encoding membrane protein insertion efficiency factor YidD — protein sequence MLKGILYIIGIYQRYLSPLKGPTCRFYPSCSRYAHESLTRYGLVKGLWLTTIRILKCHPFHPGGVDPVK from the coding sequence ATGCTGAAGGGTATTCTCTACATCATCGGCATCTACCAGCGCTACCTGTCTCCCCTCAAGGGGCCTACCTGTCGTTTTTACCCTTCCTGTTCACGATACGCGCACGAATCGCTCACACGGTATGGTCTCGTTAAGGGACTCTGGCTTACTACTATCCGGATCCTCAAGTGTCATCCATTCCATCCGGGCGGCGTTGATCCAGTCAAGTAA
- the rnpA gene encoding ribonuclease P protein component: protein MFRFTKDERLLRRADFLRLSAAARKLHTSSFIVLWTPGETGRRRIGITVSRKVGTAVVRNRIKRLVREYYRHHRDALPSIDLNVIAKKGAERLDYHGVCRELGPVVERLAGLEC, encoded by the coding sequence CTGTTCCGTTTTACCAAGGATGAGCGTCTGCTGCGGAGGGCCGATTTTCTTCGGCTCTCCGCAGCGGCGCGAAAGCTTCATACGTCCAGCTTCATTGTTCTTTGGACGCCAGGTGAAACAGGACGGAGACGGATTGGAATCACTGTTAGCCGCAAGGTGGGAACGGCTGTGGTACGTAACCGCATCAAGCGACTTGTGCGGGAGTATTACCGGCACCATCGTGACGCCCTTCCGAGCATTGATCTGAATGTCATTGCAAAGAAGGGCGCCGAGCGGCTTGATTATCACGGCGTCTGCCGGGAGCTTGGCCCGGTTGTTGAACGCCTCGCAGGCTTGGAATGCTGA